Proteins encoded by one window of Simiduia curdlanivorans:
- a CDS encoding diguanylate cyclase, with protein MKRILVVEDSQLVTKVVRHVVKLDDGLEAVYASSLAEAKEQLARNSGQLFAALADLNLPDAPDGEVVDLILAEGIPTIVLTGSYDEERREKILAKGIVDYVVKEGRYSYEYAIGVVHRLAHNQATTVLVVDDSETSRRYISELLKRQQFIVLTACNGVEAIKLLLAHEEIKLVITDFNMPIMDGIELVKNIRYKYEKSDLVIIGLSGRGEKSLSAQFIKNGANDFLHKPFNYEEFTCRVRHNVESLELIQQIRAAASKDYLTGAWNRRYFFEQAEPLHQEALQNQAQLAAVLIDLDHFKKINDTYGHEAGDRVLVEVANLLNAKLKRFLVARAGGAEFFVLLPGLDNDQAQSLISQLRQMLASRPVVLADGTELYLGFSAGVTNQLCSSMDEQLAVADKFLFRAKDAGRNLVVGDDDEDEDEV; from the coding sequence ATGAAACGAATATTAGTGGTGGAAGACAGTCAGCTGGTCACTAAAGTCGTACGCCATGTTGTGAAGTTGGATGACGGCCTCGAGGCGGTGTACGCGTCTAGTTTGGCTGAGGCAAAAGAGCAGTTAGCACGCAATAGCGGGCAGTTATTCGCGGCTTTGGCAGATTTAAACTTGCCCGATGCGCCAGATGGCGAAGTGGTCGATCTTATCTTGGCGGAAGGCATACCTACCATCGTGCTCACCGGCAGTTACGACGAAGAGCGGCGCGAGAAAATACTGGCCAAAGGCATCGTTGATTATGTGGTTAAAGAGGGCCGTTACTCCTATGAATATGCGATCGGTGTGGTGCACCGGCTTGCGCACAATCAAGCCACCACGGTGCTGGTTGTTGATGATTCGGAGACCTCTCGACGCTATATATCCGAGCTGTTAAAGCGTCAGCAGTTTATTGTTTTAACCGCCTGTAATGGCGTTGAGGCGATCAAGTTATTACTGGCACATGAAGAGATTAAGCTGGTGATAACCGACTTTAATATGCCCATTATGGATGGCATTGAGCTGGTTAAAAATATTCGTTACAAATATGAAAAAAGTGACTTGGTGATTATCGGTTTATCTGGCCGCGGGGAAAAATCGCTGTCGGCGCAGTTCATTAAAAATGGTGCCAATGACTTCCTACACAAGCCGTTTAACTATGAGGAATTTACCTGTCGGGTCAGGCACAACGTGGAATCTTTGGAGCTGATCCAGCAAATTCGAGCGGCGGCTTCTAAAGACTATTTAACCGGGGCGTGGAATCGGCGTTACTTTTTCGAGCAGGCCGAGCCCCTTCACCAGGAGGCCTTGCAGAATCAAGCCCAACTTGCCGCTGTGCTCATCGATTTAGATCACTTTAAAAAAATTAATGACACCTACGGCCATGAAGCGGGTGATCGAGTGCTGGTCGAAGTGGCAAACCTGTTAAATGCTAAGCTCAAGCGCTTTCTCGTTGCCAGAGCCGGTGGCGCAGAGTTTTTTGTATTGTTGCCGGGGTTGGACAATGATCAAGCGCAATCTCTTATCTCACAATTGCGTCAAATGCTTGCCTCGCGGCCAGTGGTATTAGCCGACGGCACTGAACTTTATCTTGGCTTTAGTGCCGGTGTTACCAACCAGTTGTGTAGCTCCATGGATGAGCAGCTCGCCGTTGCCGATAAGTTTCTTTTCCGGGCCAAGGATGCCGGTCGAAACTTAGTGGTTGGCGACGACGATGAAGACGAAGATGAGGTTTAA